The Delphinus delphis chromosome 11, mDelDel1.2, whole genome shotgun sequence DNA segment atataaaacTCCATAATCCCATTATCCTAAATTAACTTAACATTTTGGTTCTTACTCTCTGTCTTAGTTCAttctggctgctataacagaataccataaactgggtggcttaaacaacaaacgtTTCTCAGAGtttgggaggctgggaagtccaagatcatgataggtgctggcagatttgttCTGTGGTGAGGGCCAGCTTCTCCCGTGTcatcacatggtagaaggggcaggggagctctctgggatctcttttataaggtcactaatcTCCCTTTGTGAAggctccacccttatgatctaatcaccttccaaagaccccacctccaaataccattaaATTGAGGGTTAGGATTTAAACATGAATTTGAGGGGGGAGCACAATGATTcagttttttctgtgtgtgtgtatatacatttgtgtgtgtgtgtgtgttttaaagtgATCAAAGAGAGGTCATTCCTACTTGTTCTGCAGATTGGAATATGCTTCAAGCACTTGTCACTTCGAttcatcttttctgtttcttgggtCAGACTCATAATTTGACTTGGGCAGTTACAGTTGATGGACTGCCTCCAGCATCCACCATGGTCCTGACCTTGTCCTTCAAGCTTCTGGTTTTTCTCCTCAGCCCTCACTGCCTTTTCTGCTGCCTCCAGGTTAGAAGCAAATATTAGGAAGTCCAGGTGAATATTTGAACCCAATAAGGTCTCTTGCAAAATAAATTTGATACTTTCAAGTGTTTAATTATTGACTGGATCTGACAGGCTGGCCTGCTCTCTGCCTTGGGCTCCCTGGGGTTGATGATTTGGCTGATGGCAACACCTCATAGCCATGAAACTGAGCAAAAAAGACTGGGACTTCTTGCTGGATTTGCTTTCCTTACAGGTACGTTAAGGGATTGGTTGAATTTTGAGGGAGGGACACTATTTTTAGTATCTCTTTAGATTAAGGCCcaagatatatatttattcagaTGCACCCCAACTGGCACACTGTACCATCCTGTCTTGTATTTGAGTGTGCCTTGTATTGCTTTCTTATTTCATATAGGTGCATCTTGCTTCCCCATCTAGAGGGCTCTTTGTGACTAGTGTCTGTGACTTCTACTTTTGTATCCAAAAATAAGCATTTGTGTGCTTGAATGAATGAGGTTTAAGAGCTTAGGTAGCATAGCTTGTTAATGGTGGACATGGGACTAAACTAGGCCAAGGATCTGACTTAGTTGAACTCACACTGGCAACTATCATAGGAGCATCTGTTCTGAATCTTGTGGACAGTTAATTAAAGTCATACATTGAGATCCATCCTACAGGGCACTTTGCTGATTctcaagaaaagaattaaaagtgcAGATCTTCTAGAATTGTCATTAAGGAAAACAGGTCTCAAAGTACatagtaaaaatatttgcaaagcaacaTTTGAGTTAGTACAACTCGTTCTGAGTGCGTCTAATCTATACAGTGTTGAAGAAATTGTAGAAAGGAAGGGATTTAGAGATTAAGATTTTTAGATCAGGGAAAGCTAGTTTTTGAAGGTATTAAAGGGGTGGGATtatcagaaggagagaaaagccaGAGTAGAGGAGATGTTGGAGCTGGCACAGGTTGCCGCTGCACCCTCCTGTTGGCAGGTGTCCATGCAGAACCGGTCTGGCCTTTTCTTCTACAGAGGGAGTCAGCCTTCATGACTACAGGTTGTTGGCCACAAGGCACTGCTTTGCTCTTTATCCTTTTCATCTAATTCCTGATCTGGCCTACATTACAGTCTCACATCACTGCTCTTCAGAGTTTTGCAGCCTTATAATTTAGCTGGAAAATGTTTGACATGCCTGCTTCATTTTTCCTAATGTCTATTCCTACTGGGTCATCTATGATTTTCAGCCAAGGGGACAGTTGTGCAGGTCTGTCCATAAATAACTCAGTCGAGTATTTGTTCTCTGGAAAACAGTTAAGGATGGAAGAGAGAAAGATTTAATTACGTTAGTCcacttgttttgttgttttctaggACTGTAGGCATGCCCATGCTATTGATGATCAGCTTTGGGATGAGAATCCTCTTCAGAAATTGGTGTTAATGCTGTGTTCTGCGGCTTTTTGTTTTCTAGGAGTTGGCCTGGGCCCTGCTCTGGACTTGTGCATTGCCATCAACCCCAGGTAACTATTACTAGTGTCTTATGAATATACCTTCTAAATATACCTTCTAAGTATAGGTTATATACCTGTAGCCCTTGATATAATGGTCTTTTCCCTTAACAGCATCCTTCCCACCGCCTTCCTGGGCACAGCAATGATCTTCACCTGCTTCACCCTGAGTGCACTCTATGCCAGGCGCCGTAGCTACCTCTTTCTGGGAGGTATGTGTGGACTGGAAAATAGGGAGAGAGTCTCCACTTTAGCCAGAATTCTCACTAGGACCTTTCCCCTCGCCTCCAACTTGTGACTGTTGGGTTGAAATTGAAAGCCTTCATTTTGGGGGGCAAGTAAAGAATGGCCTTAATGGGATTGCTTTGCTTCGCTTTGGcttttctcaagatggcttttcGTCTTCTCTTACAGGTGTCTTGATGTCGGCCATGAGCCTGATGCTCTTGTCTTCCCTGGGGAATCTTTTCTTCGGATCCTTTTGGCTTTTCCAGGTGAGATTTGCATATACCTTTGCAGCAGCCATTtaccttgcatttctttttcttgcttaaccCCCTATAGCCAAGATAGACTAAGAATTCTCATCTTTGTGGGGCAGTGCTCCTGAAGACCCGCCACTCACCCTCCCAGGACGGAGCCTTCTGCTACAGGTGGAAATACAAACTGAACAGGGGTTGGACATTGCAGTGGAGATGGTTTGCTCAGAGATCATTTTTCTAAAGCCAGTCCAGCAGTGGCTCCTTGTTAAAATGATGGAAGCTCTTCCAGTGACCTGAAAAAATAAGTGCAGAATTGTACCTAGGGAAGTAATATGGTCTTCACTGTGGGCTTCAGTTCCCACGAATGTTAATGTCAGTAGGGTTAGCATTCGATGTACTTTCAGGTGGCCAAGGGCCAGAAAGAGGTATGGCTGTTTTTTCTCTACAATATCTACCACATGGTAACCTCATCTCATTCTTCTTTTGTTAGGCAAACCTGTATGTGGGACTGGTGGTCATGTGTGGCTTTGTCCTTTTTGATACTCAGCTCATTATTGAAAAGGCTGAAAATGGAGATAAAGATTATATCTGGTGAGTGTGAAACCTGGTCTTTAATGCGTATGAAGTGGAGAGGCATACTCTTCCATTTGCCGACTCTTTTCTCATTCTCTGGGATGATCTTTTGCTTGACTCCCCTTTCTTTCCACATCGGTAGGAATAAGAGTGGCCCAGATGGCACTGGCTGACCTCTGTGGCCGCAGGGGCATACGTGGTCGGATAGCCATGGCTTTGGAACTGTGCACTAAAAAGCGTCGTTTCCCTCAATTCCTGAAAgacatcagatttttaaaagttggactaataatatgtatttaattatcCATACTTTGAATAGTGGTTACCTCtaggcagaggagagggaaaggaatcTTTCACCTTTTACTCTTAATACTGTTGTATTCTTTAAACCTTTAACAATGAGAAGAAGatatgcatataatttttttaatgtagtaatCCTCTCAGAATCTCAACTAGTTAATGGTAGTTCCAGGGTTCAGACTTAGGCCTCTGCAGAgtctaaattttcttttctctgtgctcCATGGCTTCGCTGAGTTGAAGAGGATCTCAGACACTAGAGTTTTACTTAGTTGGTGGTGGAGTGCTGGTGAAGTTGACTCTTGGGGTTGGGGCAGGGTTTCTGTGTTCTGCACCTTTGTGGGCTTGTGGATAAAGGAAAGTGGGAAGTGCAGTTTGTGACCTGGTTCTTCTCTTTCAGGCACTGCGTTGACCTCTTCTTAGATTTCGTTACTCTCTTCAGAAAACTCATGATGATCCTGGCTATGAATGAGAAGGTTAGCACCACCTAAAGATGAAAGACTGGCTCCTGAGCTCAGCATCTATGTGTACTTAAAGCTTGAGAACTTGCTCACACTGTGTGGGTCCAGGGTAACTGTAAGGCAGGCCGCTGAGTAAGAGTTCAACTAGAAGTCTTTAGCTGTcggagaaaaaggaacaagtaaaaatcatccttttttttttttttcttttttaaatgaatcccTGAGATTAGTATCAAAAGGAAAAGAGCTTTAGTGGCAACAAGAAACAATCTACTATATGAGGAATTTAAAGGCTGTAAAGATAGTTGTGACTCAAAAAGATATCCTAGAGGATTTATATAATACCACCagcttttgtatatatattttagaaataggcCAGTTTTACCCATTTGttagtcttaatttttttcaagagagGCATTCTATATAGGGTTAGTAAGTGGCAGACATCATCCATTCCAGTAGTAGGGGAACAAATGAAAGCACAGGCCTTTCTTTACAGAACTTAAGGTGGAATGTGAGTCGGTACAGTGGTGATGGAAGCAGTTGACCAGATGGGATTGGTGGTCCTCTGTCTGGTCTGTACCGCGATTGGACTGAGGACCAAGCAGGTCCTCCAGTTTCAGTCAAAACAACATCCTTTTCATCCATGTAGTGATACTCTGGGCTTCCCCCAGTGCAATGAAGAGTTCAACTGGACTGTATTATTTCGAATGCTGATTTATGCTGAGGATTTATGCTTTCTTCTCAGGCCTAATGGAAAGTTGATCTTGGCTTGGTCTTGGCCTCTCGTTTAGTTATTTTAGGGTACACCGCTGGTCTGCAGCCTTCAGTGGTTGGGATCTGAGCTGTCGTGGTTGTGAGTAGCCAGGAGTGGGTAGGCAGCCCACCTAGCTACTCATGGGGTAGCAACGGGAACAGCTGCTTAACCTTTATTCTTGTCAAGTCTGTAGCAACTTGGGAGACCACCAGCAGAAGATGGTTAAGATTTAGTTCCTCCTATACTGAAGGAGCATCTCTCCTCCCTTTTTACTGTCCGGATCCCTTCCAATCACTAACCAAAGGCAGTGAGGTATCGGCTGACTCAAGAGTTTTAGCTTAAATGTCAATGCCAGAAGTTAATTGGGTAATTTTCCTCCATTTCTAGgataagaagaaggagaagaagtgAAATGACCATCCAGCTTTCCCCAGTTTGacttcctctccctctgcccctcatTTCCTCTTTGCACACATTACAGGTGGCGTGTTCTGTGATAATGAAAAGCATCAGAAAAGCTTTTGTACTTTGTGGTTTtctctgttttgaattttttgatcAAAAAACTGATTAGCAAATTATAGTTTGGAGTTTGGCTTCATATTTTTGGGGTTCTTCCCCGCTCCCTTTTCTGTCATCCCCCACCCCTAGCCTCTTCCTCTGCTCAGGCAGCCAGTCCGCCGTGATGAGCGGGATCTGCAGAGTCCGCCTCGCGACTGCGCTTCACCCAGTGGACCTGAACTGTTCGGTAGAGACGCCTTGCTCGGCCCTTCTTCCCGCAGCGTTGTTTGCTTTATGCGCGTTTCCTATGGGACTAGGCAGTGTGTTTTCCATTGGAAAGACGTTTGCTGGTCCCATTGCTACTCAGGCTTATTATGTCTGAGCCGCCGACCCCTGCAGAGAACATGAAAAGCCTCTTCTGGTGGGTGCTTCGCTTCCCCTGAGCTGCCGGAGTCACTGCTGCTCTGGCAGACGTGCCTTCCTGCCTTGCCGTCACGGAAGGAGTGTGGATTTGTGTGGGTTCCTTTTCCACTCCCTTGTCTGGCCCTTGGAATCTGCCTGCCTTCCATCCGTGGGGTGGGAGGGTTTCAGCACAAAGGGAAATTCTTGTCAGCATCTATGAAGTGGCTGATTATGTATGGCAAGATATAATGTAGAGTGCCCAGacttgccctttttttttgtttagttgaTCACTACCTTGGTTACTGAGTGGCCTCTACCAGGTGGCTGTGATTAAAGGTCCCGGGAGAGGAAGGATAGAGAAGGGGCAtggctgagcctctgaggtaaTTGTGACTAATCCTGCCAGACCCAGATGAGGGCCTGTTTGGGGCAGGGGAGAGTAGTATCTCCCCCTTAACTGAGTGGGTCTTTGTTCACACCAGTGGCACGGGCCGTGACGGCTTGGGAGGCAGCGTTCATAACAGTCCTTAGGTGCGTTTTTGTCTTATCTTGGGCACTAATAGGTAGTGTCAGCCAGAGATTTGGGGCAGTAGAtacatgtccattttacagatgcactTCAGGTTTTGGTCTGTTCACCTGTTTCTGGAAATCTGCAGCCTTCTTTAGGCAGGGGCTGGGCGACCAAACCTGCAAGACTTCTGCTTTCCTACAGCTCTGTGTTTgcaagtgtgtgtggggggggggcagtaCTAACGGGGTCACCAGCTCCTTCCCTGTGAGCTGCCACAGCCACAGCTGGCACAGAAGGTCAGGCAGCCTTGGGAGCATTTGCAGCTCTGGCTACTCACAGGGCTTCAACGTAAGGGGAACTGAGCCATCGAAAACTCATTGCTAGTAGGACACCATTTTGGCTTTCCCTGTTCACAACCAGTACACAGTTTGACCCAGTGGCTACTGGTTCACAGCGCACCACGTCACTGTGCCATCCCGTGAAACAGTTTTGTTCCCAGGCTGTGTGATTCCTGGAGTGGCATGCCACTCGGAATGGCTCGCTGCTGCAGAGGATGCTGCCCTCTGATTTAACTGCTGTCTCCAGCCTGTGGCTTGAGACTTTACTAAAAGGGATTTCCTTCCCGTTCAGCCCCCAGTAGCAACTCTTCCTACATTTGTTGATTCTCTGCTAGGCCTGAGAATCTGAGTTACATCTCCTGAAGCCAAACTCCACCTCTTGTGCTTTTTTTGCTTGGGATGAGGAGTTTTTCTTTAGAAACAGTGCCAAGAATGACAAGATATAAAAAactacttttaaagaaaatgcctAACAGGTTTTTAATACAGTAAGCACTGTAATTATCACTTTCTTTTCGAGTTCTTTGGTTTCCAGCTCAGGCTGCATTCTCTAACTCATACTGTGAAGACAAAGGTGTTTTTGATTcagaaatatatggaatctacatagtcttaatttgtaaaaaataaagaaaattccttAACCTTTCCTTGTGTAAGTGTGTGTGAAATCCAAGGCCACAGCTGAATGGGAGGTTTGGGGTGCTGTCTGACTTCTTGTTCTTGGGGCTGGGAGTAGGACAGGATTAAGTTTGCTCTAGGTATGAATAGAAATAAAGAGACCCCCCACTTGGGCCTCTCAGTCtgtagccccagcttgccacaGATGTTGGGGATATTCTCTGTTCCATACACAGCCCAGGCCTTTTTCTGGTCCTCCTCCTACCCAGCCTTTATCATAGGGGGTTCACGGTAGCAGCACGTGTAGTTGGTTCCAGTATACAGCCAAGCTTTGCCATTTGGGGATGCATAATGGAAAAAGCATGACAATTCACTCATTTTGCAAGTACCGTGGTCTGCAATATCTGTGGTCACCCACTGGGCCTGGCTCTATTCCCGACGGTAGAAATCatcagtgaaaatataaaaatccttGTCCTCGTAGAGTTTATATATGTGATTATAAACCAAAATTTGCATTACAGTCAGGTTACTCCATTTTGTCACACTTGCCCTCTGGTTGTCACCCTCATTGTAAACAGCTTCCTGTTACTCTGACTCCTGGCTGAGGCCCCAGCTGAGGTGGAGCAGGAAATGTGAGGTGTTTCAGGTACTATCTTTGCACCCTCAATCTTTGTAACCAGAGCAGGGCAGTGAGCTCCCTTTTAGTCTCCCAACTAGCCCATCAGTCACAAGTTAAACAGAAGAGGTTAACACACCGCTTGTTCCACGCCTAGCAGACCTGCAGGCTGAGCTAGAGCGGGGAAGGCATCGGTGGGCAGCAGAAGTGGAAGGATGTCTGTGCTGGGAGAATAGACGGTCTGTTCTGTGAAGCAGGGGATCAGATGGGGGCGTCCACTTGGTGTCAGGTAATGTGCTCCATGCTGGGGCTAGAGGTGGATATAGTTACTGCTTTTCAGTCATCATGGCGGAGCAGTGCAGGAGAGCTACATGCAGACATTAAGTTCTTACAGGTAAACACAGGGCCATGGATAACAGAGAGAGCCCTGCTCCTGGTTCAGGGAAAAGTGTGTTGGAGATGATAACCTGAACTAAGGTGAAATCTCGAAGATTGAGTCAAGTGAGACAAGGGATGAGGTTAGAAAGGCAGTGGTAGGAGTGGGTGTTTTCAGGTCAAGGGATTAGTATGAGAAAAGGCACAGGAGTGTGATTCAGCATGGGGAGTGCTGGGAGTGCGATTGCTGGGTTGTAAATTTTACGGAGCGGACCAGTAGGAAATGAGAAGAGGGGGGTAAACGATAACTGAGGGCCTGCTGTTTGGTGCTAAGGAGCTGGCCTTGTCCTGACGGCAGCAGAGAGCACTGAAGGGCTTCTTGAGCAAGGGAATGGTCAGATTTATGTCCTCACATCTCAGGTGACTAGAGAGTAGACTGGGGGAAAGGGGCTAGTTGAAAGGCAATTATACACTACTGCCCAGATGTGATCTCTCTCCTGTCTCACGAAAAGGAAgcagagctccttggagaaatggcccaggaaatgtacaagatgaacctggaacATAATGTTCTGCCAGAAAGCAAAGGAGCTGTCAAAGGTGACTACTGTAGTATCATTCAGAAGGACTCGGGGGCTAATCTAAAGAGGCTCCTCCTGGCCAAAGATGGGATAATTTGAGCATCAGTAAACTCAAAAgttcatgatatttttaaaatattggtcaGCTTTGGTGGATGCTAGAAACCAGTCACTTCGTCAATAAACAGCAGcatttatcctttcttttctgtATAAACTGTACTTCAGGGTAATCAAAAAGTCAGTAAAAGTTTCTctctataggggcttccctggtggcgcagtggttgagaatctgcctgctaatgcgggggacacgggttcgagccctggtctgggaggatcccacatgccgcggagcaactaggcccgtgagccacaactactgagcctgcgcgtctggagcctgtgctccgcaacaagagagactgcgacggtgagaggcccgcgcaccgcgatgaagagtggcccccgcttgccacagctagagaaagccctcgcacagaaactaagacccaacacagcaaaaataaataaatcaattaataaactcttacccccaacatctttaaaaaatatgtttctctCTATAGAAGTACTCCAGCTATTACATGAAGGAATTATAGGATTAGTATCACTATTTTAACTGACGAAATAATGAAGCTAGGAGATGATAATCAATAGCCAACAACATCATATTAAGAGACAAGCTGACATATGCCTCCTGATGGAAGTAAGCAACACGTCCAAAAAGTTGAATCTCAGGCATATTACATTCTAGATCAAGTACCAGTTTACAGGGAAGACGGGTCAGAGGACCATGTTAAATGACATAATGGGGATGCAAGCCACAAAATCTAGTAAAACTGTAAGGACAAACCTagattcttttttaagaaaaagaaaaggcgaAGAAGGAAGAAcgcaattaaaaaacaacaacaacaatagagGGAAAGGAACCTAGAGGTTAAGACTTACGAGCCATATCAAGAAAATGGCAATGATGTAGACCTGAattggatcctgattcaaataaACCAACtgtaaaggagagagaaggagagagagggagaactgGGGCGACTTGAACCTGTGGTAACCATTCTCCAGGATGCCCACCACCCCTCAAGAATCCTGGCCTCCTGGTATTCATACCCTCTACGTGGAAGCAGGCTGGTACTTATAACGGGACGAATACTGCAGAACTGTGTGATTTACGCAGCTTGGTCATGAAGGGCATTGCAGCTTCCTCCTTGGCTCTCTGGTGCACTTGCTCTGAGGGAAACCAGGCATGGGATCAGGGCCGTTCAAGCTGCCCCGTGGAGAGTGCTTGCAGAGGGGACCCAAGCCACAGCCAGCACTGAATTGCCAGCCAGTGTGATTGGCCACCTGGGAAGCGGATCCTCCAGGAACTGTCAAGCTTTCAAGTGACTGCAATCTCAGGAGACACTGAGCCGGAACTAGCTAAgctgctcctgaattcctgacccacagaaactgagtgacaataaatgtttattgttattttaaactactaagttacacagcaatagataactaataccaACACGGACTCGATAGTTGAGGATTTAAAGTATTGCTAATGCtaagtatataatataattaatataaatactgCTAATCATGTAATTGTGATGATGTTCTTTAAAAGTTATCTTCTAGAGGTGCATACTGAAATATCTACAGATGTATTAATATGCTGAGATTCGCTTCAAAATAATacagttagggacttccctggtggcgcagtggttaagaatccgcctgccaatgcaggggacacgggttcgagccctggtcccggaagatcccacatgccgtggagcagctaagcccgtgcgccacaactactgaggcctcgtgccacaactgctgaagcccgcgcacctagagcctgggcttcgcaaaaagagaagccgctgcaatgagaagcccgtgcaccgcaacaaagagtagcccctgctcgctgcaactagagaaagcctgcatgcagcaacgaagacccaacgcagccaaaaataaataaataatgaggtTAGGTGGCAGCAGGGAGTGGAGGGTATAGGTGAAGTGAATGGTCATGAGTTTATATTGGTCGTAGCTGGGCAATGGACATATTCGCTGTATTATTGTCTCACCTTTTTGTACggttgaaattttctataatagttttttaaaaaaaggtacttAGCAATGGTCCAGGCAAGAGAAAAGATGGTCTGAAATAGAACAGTTGTTATAAGGATAGGAAGGtagacaatgaaataaaatattcaggagGTGAAATGTCCAGGCCTTAGTGAATGAATAgatgcagagaggagagagagaagaatctAGGGTAACTCTCAGGTGTCCGGACGGTCCTACCAGCCACTTGCCAGCTCTGCAAACTTGGGAGAATCAGTCAGcctttctgtgtctcattttcccatgtgtaaaatggag contains these protein-coding regions:
- the TMBIM6 gene encoding bax inhibitor 1 yields the protein MNIFDRKINFDALLKFSHITPSTQQHLKKVYASFALCMFVAAAGAYVHVVTHFIQAGLLSALGSLGLMIWLMATPHSHETEQKRLGLLAGFAFLTGVGLGPALDLCIAINPSILPTAFLGTAMIFTCFTLSALYARRRSYLFLGGVLMSAMSLMLLSSLGNLFFGSFWLFQANLYVGLVVMCGFVLFDTQLIIEKAENGDKDYIWHCVDLFLDFVTLFRKLMMILAMNEKDKKKEKK